TGCTGGCGGTCCTGATCCTGGCCGCGACAACGGCCGGAGCGGTCCGCCTCAAAGACGTTTCGTCCTTCAGCGGTGTCCGATCCAACCAACTGGTCGGCTACGGTCTTGTCGTCGGCCTCCCAGGGACCGGTGACAAGGGAGGATCCCGCTTCACCATCCAATCCCTGGCCAATATGCTTGAAAACATGGGGGTCCGCGTCGACGAGGCCCAGCTCAAGGTCAAGAATGCTGCCGCGGTCATGGTCACCGCCCGCATGCCCGTCTCAGCCGGACCGGGAAGCGGACTGGATGTGACCGTATCCTCCATCGGGGACGCGGCCAGTCTGGTTGGCGGTGTGCTCCTGCTCACTCCCCTCAAAGGCATCGACGGCAAGGTCTACGCCCTGGCCCAGGGCCCCATGCTCGTCGGAGGGTATTCGGCCGGAGGCGACGCGGCCACAGCCACCAAAAACATCACCACCGTGGCCAAGATCCCCGGCGGAGCCACCGTGGAACGGGCCGTACCCTTCCAGTTCAACACCCAGGACGTGGTGACCATTAACCTGTCCACCAGCGATTTTTCGACCACCAAACGGATTCTGGACCGGATCAACGACGCCATGGGCGGGGACTATGCCCGGGCCGAAAACGTTTCCACTGTCCAGGTCCGGGTCCCGGACCGTTTCCAGGGAAATCTGGTCCCCTTGGTGGCCTCCCTGGAAAATCTGGAA
The sequence above is a segment of the Deltaproteobacteria bacterium genome. Coding sequences within it:
- a CDS encoding flagellar basal body P-ring protein FlgI; amino-acid sequence: MTMTHRRIQCIPPRVCGLALLAVLILAATTAGAVRLKDVSSFSGVRSNQLVGYGLVVGLPGTGDKGGSRFTIQSLANMLENMGVRVDEAQLKVKNAAAVMVTARMPVSAGPGSGLDVTVSSIGDAASLVGGVLLLTPLKGIDGKVYALAQGPMLVGGYSAGGDAATATKNITTVAKIPGGATVERAVPFQFNTQDVVTINLSTSDFSTTKRILDRINDAMGGDYARAENVSTVQVRVPDRFQGNLVPLVASLENLEVNPDARARVVVDENTGTVVLGANVTMSRVAVTHGNLHVVVKETPQVSQPGPFSDGETVIVPETQLQVREERRNLVLVEGATIQELVDGLNRIGASPRDVMSVLMTLKAAGALHAELEVI